Proteins encoded in a region of the Atopobium sp. oral taxon 416 genome:
- a CDS encoding HemK/PrmC family methyltransferase, with amino-acid sequence MAETEWTVGKMLKWTTGYLTKKGDEHPRLSAEWLISNATGLTRVEIYVSFDKPLTPEELKRMHNGVVRRGHGEPLQYVTGEMPFRHIIVRCEKGVLIPRPETEILVDVAFKGIDTAKEQGWVYDDVAQRVRKQLEDEAQAENERLNELKQKARDQGIDEETIEAQIEQLKVLPQTDKIPESGPRVLEVGCGTGCIALSLASERPGTHVVTTDISEQAINLAERNRDALKLHEAVDIVLGDLASGVDPALAGTFAVFVSNPPYIPTALLPKLPEEVIGFEPSLALDGGKDGLDVFRRLIPVAEQELRDGGLFCVELFEESLDAAAELLKERGSWDEIGTQEDLTHHPRIIHAIKREQV; translated from the coding sequence GTGGCTGAAACAGAGTGGACCGTTGGGAAGATGCTCAAATGGACAACGGGATATCTCACCAAGAAAGGCGATGAGCACCCCCGCCTTTCGGCGGAGTGGCTGATCAGCAATGCGACCGGGCTGACCCGCGTTGAGATCTATGTAAGCTTTGATAAGCCGCTGACTCCTGAGGAACTCAAACGCATGCACAACGGGGTTGTGCGGCGCGGCCATGGGGAACCGCTCCAGTATGTGACCGGAGAGATGCCTTTCAGGCACATTATTGTGCGCTGCGAGAAAGGTGTTTTGATCCCGCGTCCGGAGACTGAGATTTTAGTCGATGTTGCCTTCAAGGGGATTGACACCGCAAAAGAGCAGGGCTGGGTGTACGACGACGTGGCCCAGCGTGTCCGCAAACAACTGGAGGATGAAGCCCAAGCGGAGAACGAGCGTCTTAATGAGCTGAAGCAGAAGGCGCGCGATCAGGGCATCGACGAGGAGACGATTGAAGCTCAGATAGAGCAGCTCAAGGTGCTACCTCAGACCGATAAGATCCCTGAAAGTGGCCCACGCGTGTTAGAGGTGGGCTGTGGCACCGGCTGTATTGCCCTCTCGCTTGCCTCAGAGCGGCCCGGGACGCACGTCGTGACGACCGATATTTCTGAGCAGGCGATCAATCTCGCCGAGCGGAATCGGGATGCGCTGAAGCTGCACGAGGCGGTTGATATCGTGCTGGGAGACCTGGCGAGCGGAGTGGACCCTGCATTGGCGGGGACCTTCGCGGTGTTTGTCTCAAATCCTCCTTATATCCCGACTGCACTTTTACCGAAGCTCCCTGAAGAAGTGATCGGGTTCGAGCCGTCGCTCGCCTTGGATGGAGGGAAGGACGGATTGGACGTCTTCAGACGGTTGATCCCGGTAGCGGAGCAGGAATTGAGAGATGGGGGACTCTTCTGCGTTGAGCTCTTTGAAGAGTCTTTGGATGCCGCTGCAGAATTACTGAAAGAGCGGGGCAGCTGGGATGAGATCGGGACCCAGGAAGATCTGACCCACCACCCGCGCATCATCCATGCGATTAAGAGGGAACAGGTATGA
- a CDS encoding L-threonylcarbamoyladenylate synthase, with product MSVMVTCDQQQPDRQIVKQVVQVLEADGVAVVPTDSVYGLICRASKDNPAHRRIFAIKERDLAQTLPLFLGSEKDLATYGREVPAWAHTLAQVFWPGALTLVVKAAAEWPREYVCQDTQTVAVRVPDSRLIQKLVGEVGPLAQTSANLHGKPSPISAAGLDPAVMQKADIVVDSGVVPLAQASTIVDCTGAKPKVLRQGAIDTAQIDRALM from the coding sequence ATGAGCGTTATGGTGACATGTGATCAGCAGCAGCCTGACCGTCAGATTGTCAAGCAGGTGGTACAGGTGCTCGAAGCAGACGGGGTGGCCGTGGTGCCGACCGATTCGGTCTATGGGCTGATCTGCCGGGCGAGCAAGGATAATCCTGCGCATCGACGCATCTTTGCGATCAAGGAGCGGGATCTTGCACAGACCTTGCCGCTCTTTTTGGGCTCAGAAAAAGATCTTGCTACCTATGGCCGTGAAGTGCCGGCATGGGCGCACACCTTGGCCCAAGTCTTCTGGCCCGGTGCCCTCACCTTGGTGGTGAAAGCTGCTGCGGAATGGCCCCGCGAATATGTGTGCCAGGATACGCAGACAGTTGCGGTACGCGTGCCGGACTCCCGCCTCATTCAAAAGCTGGTTGGAGAGGTAGGACCCCTTGCGCAGACGAGCGCAAATCTGCACGGCAAACCCTCGCCTATCTCGGCTGCCGGGCTCGATCCTGCAGTCATGCAAAAGGCTGACATTGTCGTCGATTCAGGTGTGGTACCACTTGCCCAGGCCTCCACGATTGTGGATTGCACCGGAGCGAAACCGAAAGTATTGCGCCAGGGTGCGATCGATACAGCGCAGATAGATAGAGCCTTGATGTGA
- the rpiB gene encoding ribose 5-phosphate isomerase B: MRVAIASDHGGFGFKEPLARYIESLGYEVEDCGPDSFDRVDYPDYADIVARKVANQEADYGVLICGTGLGMAITADKVAGVRAATVTSHMFAKLARQHNNANVLCLSGRFVSLVDNMDFVRTFLGTAFEGGRHERRIKKIMREDDPNFTGVTSDR, translated from the coding sequence ATGCGTGTTGCTATTGCTTCAGACCATGGCGGATTCGGGTTCAAAGAGCCCCTGGCGCGCTACATTGAGTCGCTTGGCTATGAAGTAGAAGACTGCGGGCCAGATAGTTTCGATCGGGTGGACTATCCGGACTATGCGGACATTGTGGCCCGTAAAGTGGCAAACCAGGAAGCGGATTACGGTGTTTTGATCTGCGGCACCGGTTTGGGCATGGCAATCACGGCAGACAAGGTAGCCGGTGTGCGTGCCGCTACGGTGACCAGCCATATGTTCGCAAAGCTGGCGCGTCAGCACAACAATGCCAACGTCCTGTGCCTATCGGGGCGCTTCGTGAGTCTCGTCGATAATATGGATTTTGTCCGGACCTTCTTGGGGACCGCCTTTGAAGGCGGGCGTCACGAGCGCCGTATCAAAAAGATCATGCGCGAGGACGACCCGAATTTTACCGGTGTTACAAGCGATCGATAG
- the upp gene encoding uracil phosphoribosyltransferase, whose translation METISDPRFKIIDHPLVQHKLSILRDKSTGTKQFRELVEELAVLEGYEAMRDFPLEDVEIETPLEKTTCKRIAGKKVAIIPILRAGLGMVDGVLTLVPSARVGHVGMYRDPKTHEPHQYYCKFPPDIDKRTCLVVDPMLATGGSLTAAIHFLREANVKDIRCLTLVSAPEGVRAVLNYDPKVRLYTCALDRELNSDAYILPGLGDAGDRIYGTK comes from the coding sequence ATGGAGACCATTTCAGATCCTCGTTTCAAAATCATTGACCACCCGCTGGTACAGCATAAGCTCTCGATCCTGCGTGATAAGAGCACCGGCACCAAGCAATTTCGTGAGCTCGTAGAGGAACTCGCCGTCCTCGAGGGCTACGAAGCCATGCGCGACTTCCCGCTTGAGGACGTCGAGATCGAGACCCCGTTGGAGAAGACCACCTGCAAACGTATCGCCGGCAAAAAGGTGGCAATCATCCCGATCCTGCGTGCCGGCCTCGGCATGGTCGACGGCGTTCTGACGCTGGTGCCATCCGCGCGTGTCGGCCACGTCGGCATGTACCGTGACCCCAAGACCCATGAGCCGCATCAGTACTACTGCAAGTTCCCACCTGACATCGACAAGCGTACCTGTCTCGTTGTCGACCCGATGCTCGCCACCGGTGGCTCACTCACTGCGGCGATCCATTTCCTGAGAGAGGCCAACGTCAAAGATATCCGCTGTCTGACCTTGGTGTCCGCCCCGGAAGGTGTCCGCGCGGTGCTCAACTATGATCCTAAGGTGAGGCTCTATACCTGCGCCTTGGATCGTGAGCTCAATAGCGACGCTTATATCCTGCCTGGCCTGGGCGATGCAGGGGACCGTATCTACGGAACAAAGTAG
- a CDS encoding L-fuculokinase, giving the protein MSYAIGVDVGTTNTKAVLCELPSCDPVYIERFPSPKITEGRNTDYDTRRLVNGVYSLLEKCTNWLGEKSEEIEFVSVASVGESGVLVYPDGSFSKRSIFWYDSRGEEYSEEAIRSGYSNTLYRVTGIPVHSNSALFKILWMRDHGFRLEGAKWLTMADFVAWRLCGNAFQDRTFASRTSAYDIVSDKMSAEILNHYGIPKSLFAELIPSGESRGSVTAETRFLTGLPRGCMVRVSGHDHMSGAIACDLKEEGEALNSTGTSEGLLILEKAPRLDDDAEKRQITNGRFVFPDVFTTYVSVPAAGLSFEWILKTLNIPQEEFFGEGQERLYSAYLRGEFATSNLVYVPHLRGSGPPHRSSDSKGCFYGMSDTTSREEILFSTHLGVSIEFARLCDCMIKDSGLLDDMLIKVIGPATNNPLWMQLKADALGIRFVACDVAEAVARGSVIVSARSAGYRVHPHYQTKEYLPDSSRHGHLVDFMRRLYIPISNAIGDVESRLGK; this is encoded by the coding sequence TTGTCGTACGCGATTGGTGTGGACGTCGGAACAACAAACACCAAGGCAGTGCTCTGCGAGCTTCCCTCATGTGACCCGGTCTACATCGAAAGATTTCCGAGTCCCAAAATTACAGAGGGGAGGAACACCGACTACGACACTCGGAGGCTTGTCAATGGCGTTTATTCGCTCTTGGAAAAATGTACCAACTGGCTTGGCGAGAAATCAGAGGAAATCGAGTTCGTCTCGGTAGCGAGCGTTGGAGAGTCGGGAGTGCTGGTGTACCCCGACGGGTCATTCTCGAAAAGGTCGATCTTTTGGTATGACAGCAGAGGGGAGGAGTACTCGGAAGAGGCAATCCGCTCCGGCTACTCCAATACACTCTACCGTGTCACCGGGATTCCGGTCCATTCAAACTCGGCGCTATTCAAAATCCTCTGGATGCGCGATCATGGGTTCCGTCTCGAGGGTGCCAAGTGGCTGACCATGGCGGACTTCGTCGCCTGGCGGCTCTGCGGAAATGCATTCCAAGACAGGACCTTTGCCTCAAGGACCTCAGCCTATGACATCGTGAGTGACAAGATGTCGGCGGAGATTCTCAACCACTATGGAATTCCCAAGAGTCTATTTGCCGAGCTAATTCCAAGCGGGGAGTCGAGGGGGAGTGTTACTGCAGAAACGCGATTTCTGACTGGGCTCCCACGAGGCTGCATGGTTCGTGTTTCGGGTCATGACCATATGTCAGGAGCAATAGCTTGTGACCTCAAGGAGGAGGGAGAGGCCCTCAATTCGACTGGGACTTCGGAGGGTCTGCTCATCTTAGAGAAAGCCCCGAGACTCGATGATGATGCCGAGAAGAGGCAAATTACAAACGGCAGATTTGTCTTTCCTGATGTGTTTACCACCTACGTCTCTGTCCCCGCAGCCGGATTGTCTTTCGAATGGATTCTGAAGACGCTCAATATCCCACAGGAAGAGTTCTTCGGTGAGGGGCAAGAGAGACTCTATTCCGCGTATTTGAGGGGCGAATTCGCCACATCGAATCTGGTCTATGTGCCTCACCTTCGTGGTAGCGGACCTCCCCACAGAAGCAGCGATTCAAAGGGTTGCTTCTATGGCATGAGCGATACGACCAGCAGGGAAGAAATCCTTTTTTCCACGCATCTTGGTGTCAGCATCGAGTTCGCCAGACTCTGCGATTGCATGATAAAGGACAGTGGCCTCCTAGATGATATGCTTATCAAAGTGATTGGCCCTGCTACGAATAACCCCCTCTGGATGCAGCTGAAGGCAGATGCTCTGGGGATTAGGTTTGTCGCATGCGATGTCGCCGAGGCTGTCGCGCGGGGCTCGGTGATTGTCTCTGCGCGTAGCGCTGGTTACCGAGTCCATCCGCACTATCAGACTAAAGAGTATTTGCCCGATTCGAGTCGGCATGGGCACCTTGTCGATTTTATGAGACGCCTCTACATCCCCATTTCAAATGCAATAGGAGACGTCGAGAGCCGACTGGGGAAGTAA